The Falco peregrinus isolate bFalPer1 chromosome 1, bFalPer1.pri, whole genome shotgun sequence genome has a window encoding:
- the CWF19L1 gene encoding LOW QUALITY PROTEIN: CWF19-like protein 1 (The sequence of the model RefSeq protein was modified relative to this genomic sequence to represent the inferred CDS: deleted 1 base in 1 codon): MAATPLRVLACGDVEGRLEALFGRVRAIQGKSGRFDMLLCVGNFFGSTAETDWAEYCTGAKKAPIPTYVLGANDQETVSYFPDISGCELAENITYLGRRGLYSGTSGLQIAYLSGTESQDEPAPAYSFSAKDVAELKASLLSTPNFKGVDILLTSPWPRDVGTFANSAGEIDTKKCGSKLVSDLAASLKPRYHFAALEKAYYERLPYRNHTVLQETPQHVSRFIALADVGNTSKKKYLYAFSIVPMNLMDPAELVKQPQDVTENPYRRSRKEAQKTKTPLCAEEEPACQFFFDLNKHQGKKRPSDAKERGNSQPKQAKKPPQSTGPCWFCLASPEVEKHLVVSIGTHCYLALAKGGLLPDHVLILPIGHYQSVVDLSSEVVEEVTKYKAALKEFFRSKGKRYVLFERNYKSQHLQLQVVPVPLDHCTSEDIKESFIAQAQEQQIELLEIPEHSDITQVAQPGTPYFYVELDTGEKLFHRIRGRFPLHFGREVLASEALLALPQRADWRRCAAERAEEAAQARAFRRDFQPFDFALRA, encoded by the exons ATGGCGGCTACGCCGCTGCGCGT GCTGGCATGTGGCGACGTGGAGGGGCGGCTGGAGGCGCTGTTCGGGCGCGTGCGGGCCATCCAGGGCAAGAGCGGCCGCTTCGAC ATGCTTTTGTGTGTTGGGAATTTTTTTGGGTCTACTGCAGAGACAGACTGGGCAGAGTATTGCACGGGGGCCAAGAAAG CTCCAATTCCAACCTATGTGCTTGGTGCTAATGACCAAGAGACCGTGAGCTATTTTCCAGATATCAGTGGCTGCGAATTAGCAGAGAACATTACTTATTTAG GCCGTCGAGGTCTTTACAGTGGAACTTCTGGACTGCAGATCGCCTACCTGAGTGGTACCGAGTCCCAGGATGAGCCAGCTCCTGCCTACAGTTTTAGTGCAAAGGATGTGGCAGAATTAAAAGCATCTTTGTTATCAACCCCAAACTTTAAAGGTGTGGATATATTGCTGACATCCCCCTGGCCCAGAGATGTGGGGACTTTTGCCAACAGTGCG GGAGAAATAGATACCAAGAAGTGTGGCTCCAAGTTAGTATCTGACCTAGCTGCAAGTCTCAAACCAAGGTACCACTTTGCAGCCCTAGAGAAGGCCTATTATGAAAGACTTCCATACAG AAATCACACAGTGCTAcaggagaccccacagcatGTGAGCAGGTTTATTGCACTTGCTGATGTTGGCAatacaagcaagaaaaag tatCTCTATGCCTTCAGTATTGTGCCGATGAACTTGATGGACCCTGCAGAGCTAGTGAAACAGCCACAGGATGTTACGGAAAATCCATACCGAAGATCACGGAAGGAGGCACAGAAGACCAAAACACCCCTGTGTGCAGAG GAAGAACCAGCTTGTCAgtttttctttgatttgaataagcatcagggaaaaaaacGTCCCTCAGATGCGAAAGAGAGAGGGAACTCCCAACCTAAGCAAGCCAAAAAACCCC CACAGTCTACAGGGCCCTGCTGGTTTTGCCTTGCCAGCCCAGAAGTTGAGAAGCACTTGGTTGTTAGTATCGGCACACAC TGCTATCTTGCCCTTGCCAAAGGTGGCTTATTACCTGATCACGTCTTGATTTTGCCTATCGGGCACTACCAGTCAGTGGTTGACTTATCTTCAGAGGTGGTGGAAGAAGTGACCAAGTACAAGGCTGCCCTAAAGGAATTTTTCAGAAGCAAGGGAAAGAGATACGTCctgtttgaaagaaattataagAGCCAGCATCTGCAGCTACAG GTGGTTCCTGTCCCATTAGACCACTGTACTTCTGAAGACATTAAGGAGTCCTTTATTGCACAGGCACAGGAACAACAGATTGAATTACTAGAAATCCCAGAGCACTCAGATATCACGCAA GTGGCGCAGCCGGGGACGCCCTACTTCTACGTGGAGCTGGACACG GGGGAGAAGCTGTTCCACCGCATCCGCGGCCGCTTCCCGCTGCACTTCGGCAG GGAGGTGCTGGCGAGCGAGGCGCTGCTGGCGCTGCCGCAGCGGGCCGATTGGCGGCGCTGCGCGGCCGAGCGGGCGGAGGAGGCGGCGCAGGCCCGCGCCTTCCGCCGCGACTTCCAGCCCTTCGACTTCGCCCTCCGGGCCTGA